atttcctatgttcataattcaaaactacatcatctctgttgggtccaataagataatccacagtgtggtgaaaacacgcccatccaaatagaatatctggtatgggcttttttagtaggtcatcctaccagattagggtttatcgatgacgagcaactgacattagtaataactatgagtagatatcacacttctatatgtataacacaagaggcagttgatcctacttaattaagtactaagataccccggcccatgcattagtcgtaagtgccccatatgtcctatttttagcaaagtcatgctaaaattcacggaaaatttcagcatgacctttgctaaaaataggacataaggagtacccgaatttgccggaacggaagttaatcgacattccggcaaactcaagggcctctcggggtacctgcaaaatcatcacgacacgatggtcggagacaaaacccagcaaactagcaccacaatgtgcctctactttcatatggatgaaaaggccacagaccatatggtcctctactagcatatcttcaacactccaatttctttcagttttggcagtttatgtgcctttggtaagcattatattacaaaaacaagatatgcagtactatacaatatccataaccagaaaacaagacatgCATAGGCTATATTTGAAACAAGATATTCTGCCACATCacaaaatactactactactgctgcaTATGATTCATGCCCTAAGCACaatatactactactactgctgcatcatatcataggaaataattgcCACTGATATCATTCCAGCCTCTCAAGTGGAAGATGACCCAGCTAACTGAATTTAGTTTCAGTAAGGTTTTCAGTAAAGCCAAATTAATTGCCACTGATATCATTCCAGCCTCTCAAGAGGCTTGACTATATGTCTGTGTTCTGTCTACTCCATTGTCTCTAGCTAACCCTGGCACCTACACTGATGACTGATTTGCTAAGCTTGTGGGAGACTGTGTGTATAGAGCTTCTACTAAAAACAAGAACCATGCTCAGTGTTATGGCCTTGCAGACCATCTGAATTTGTGTGAGGAGTGAACTGCTCCGATCTGCAGTGACACCACCCTTCACTTCTACATTAATATTGCTTGAGATAATGAGAAATGAGACTTGCTTGAGATACCATATGAAAGTGCTGAACTTGACAGTTGACACAGATGCAACCTCATATAAAATATGTGTTGGAAACACTTGAGCTTTATTACAAAGTAGAAGATTTTGCAACATAACCACTTATATTCACTGAAATAAACACTGAAATAACCACCACTTATATTCATCAACATAACCACTGCCAATCAGAGATGGGGgacaggggagagggagggcggaCGCCGGCAGCCGGAGGGGCGGGAAGGGGATGAGCATACCTGCGCTGGACGCAGGTGGGTAGGGCTGGAGCTCGCCCCGGTTCTGCTCGATGATGGAGTTCGTCCGATCCTGCAGAGAGAAGGGAAGGTGGAGGAGTCGGGAGGGAATGGATGGGAGGAGGGAGGTCGAGGTGGACGCCGGCGGGTCAGGAGGGATTTACCTGGCCGCCGCTCGATTTGGCGCGTGGAAGACGaggtggggcggcggcgcgggggagctgcagtggtggggggcgcgggggcggcggcgcgggggagctgcagtggtggggggcgcgggggcggcggcgcgggggagctgcagcggtggggggcgcgggggcggcggcgcgggggagctgcagtggtgggggagcgcgggggcggcgggggtcggggcggcggcgtcgtgggtcgggccggtgagcgcgcgggtggactggcgagggagagggaggaattaccTAAGGGGgaaaacttactaatggcgccccccgaagcggtgcgccattagaatgttttttttacatagcaatggcgcacccacgacgcgtgcgccattagtaaaaaaaaattatgtagcaatggcgcaccagccagaggtgcgccataagtaatttttttattattattttttgttgcatctaataattttttacaaattgaatatgaatatgaaacagtaataatttatTATTTAAagatatcatcaaatttattatttgaaaatatcataaaatttgttatttgaaaatataatcaaatttgttttttttgcaattttagttgcattcatttgtgacggtggagcgggcccgggagggtgcgggggggtcgtcggcggcggtggagcgggccggggagggtgcggggggtcgtcggcggcggtggagcgggccggggagggtgcggggggtcgtcggcggcggtggagcgggccggggagggtgcggggggtcgtcggcggcggtggagcaggggagctagggtgcggtgggtcgtcggcggcggtggagcgggggagggtgcggtgggtcgtcggcgacggtggagcagggaagggtgcggtgggtcgtcggcggcggttggagcgggggagggtgcgggggtcggcggcggcggccggtggagcggggtagagggtgcggggggtgctcggcggcgagagGGACCAGATCTGGccaggtgggatagcgatcgagatggagggggatcgagatcaagtgtccatgaaatatacactaatggcgcactctcccctggtgcgccattagcagttttgtaaaaaaataaaaaatatattgtagtggcgcactatgtggctggtgcgccgttactagttagaactagtaatggcgcactgtgcactggtgcgccattagtatgtctggaaaaataaaaaaataaaaatttgttactaatggcgcaccgtgtgtctggtgcgccattagtgtatttcacactaatggcgcaccagcacatggtgcgccactgctacatagtaatggcgcaccacatgtggtgcgccattagtggccattccatctatagcccttttcctagtagtgaaggagtttgtaagggcaaggagatcgcctacttcgtgaagatctaccctagtgaggcaagtccttcgtgggcgatggccatgatgggatagacaaggttgcttcttcatggacccttcgtgggtggagccctccgtggactcgcgcagccgttaccctccatgggttgaagtctccatcaacgtggatgtacgatagcaccacctaccggaaccacgccaaaaatctatgtgtcaacattgcgtttgctccctccaaactcccccatttactttcttgcaagttgcatactttactttccgctgctcatatactctgtgcatgcttgcttgaattgtattatgattgcttgacttgtgctaagttgccaaaatctgccaagaactaaaattgggaaaaggttcagttttatttggtcaagtagtctaatcacccccctctagacatactttcgatcctacagaaTACCCACTATGAAGTACTAACATAGACTAAATATATGTGTTATATATGTGTTACTAGTGTAAGTTAATCACCACTATGACGAGCCTAAATATGCTGTTGGTATTCTAATATTCAGAGGGAACTATCATCGTGCAATCGGATTCCTCTGAGGACCTCTCATGTCTTTTGATTACAATCTGCAGGGCACTTGGAAAACAGTCCTCCTGCAAGATGGTAGCACGGTCGTAGTGACGGTGTAAAATACCGTCAGATCCCTCGGTAAGGGACAAAACGCGGCTGGAAGTCTTTGATCGGAGGTCGCACAAAAGTTTTACCCAGATTCGGACCTCCGGAGAAtaataccctacatcctgcttgcTTTGATATTTCATGGTGGAGGGATACCTCGTGCGAGGGTTTTACTATAGTGTTTGGTATTTCTATTGGGAGTTGTTATATGAGATAAGATGGGATGGAAGTCCCCTGACTTCCCCTTATAAAGAGGAGGGAAGTCTAGGTTTTACAAGAATAAGGCACAGACCTGGGGAGCAGAGTATAATGAACATGATGGGGGAGCAGAGTAAGGCACAGACCTCTGCCATGGCAATTTATTGGGCATAAAAGTGCTGATGTGGCAGCCAAAATGAACcagagtttaactgcagcaatcACCCCCTAAACTTAGCATTCAGGGGTCACCTCCACCATGCCCACACTCAAATCGTAATTGCAGACGAACACGGCTCAGAGGCTTGATGAGCATATCCACGAGTTGATATTTAGTGGCCATGAACTCGAGCTCCATCTTGTTCGTCTCCACACTATCCCCTAGGAAGTGGTACCTAAGCTCTATGTGCTTCTAGTGGTCGTGGAACACGGGGTTCTTGGCGAGGAAAATCATCGATTTATTGCTCACCTTTAGCATCACAGTCTCTGCCTCATTATCTCGGAATTCACCCATCAAGGCGCGACAACCAAATCCCAACATATTTAGACACGCAGGTCGGCAGCTGCTGTTGAGGAGTTAGAGGGTGATGGAGGTGCTCTTGCGAGTGTTGATGTCACCATCGAGATTGCTATCACTGTAGCCGACAAGCCATTACTCCTTGAGAGTTTGCAACCAAGGTGGATCGAGCTGGCTATGCTTCGGAGGATGTGTTTGATGGCGGCGAGATGCTTCTCCACCGGTGCCTCCATGAAGCGCGTGACGAAACCTTTTCCTCGAGCTCTCCGTTCAGAAAATTGGACTTAACGTCCATGTGATGCATGGCCCAGACCGCACTTGCCGCGAGCGCCAGAAGGAGGCGCGGGGACTCAAGTCAAGCCACCGGAGCGAACACCTCATCATAGTCGATGGCATGCTGCTGGCCATAGCCCTTCATGACCAGGCATGCCTTGAAATTCAGCACCTCCCCCTCCGCGGCATTACCTTGAACACCCATTTCAGGCCAATTGCACATGGCCGGAAGGGAGCGTGGTGAAGTGCCAAGTCTGATTTTCTTCGACCGACGCCATCTCGTAATTTTATTTTTGAAACGTTATAAGAACAAACTCAAATGGTTTTAGGAACATTTCCATAATTTAATTTTTCAAATGTTGGATGCATTCATGCAGCACCTGCCACTGCGAGTCTGCCAAACACTCATGATTTTGTTCCTCTGTCAGTTCATAGAAGCTGGGCAATCAGTACATCAAATTTCCCATGAGTTCGTCCATGTTTGTGATCGGCCAGAAATCCTGATATTTATAGAaagtgagtagttatgtttggcCAGAAAATGCTGCTGGGTCCTGTCACACAGCCAGAAAATGCTGCTGGGCTGGGTATTGCTTGGTCAGCCTTTTGTGTCAGAGGGGAAAACAATAACTGATGCTGATAACCAGTGGAAAGATGAAGACACAGTGAGTAGTACAATCCTCTCTTCGATTACAAATAGTTTGACGGATCTCCAATGGACACAAGATGAAAGATTACACCACTCAAATCAACAGACTACAACTGACGCCGCCTGCTGCTGACTCATAAACTAGCCCAACAAAATCAAACCCCTAGGTTTAACCTGTTGTCTACTAGTGGTGGAAGAGGATTTCTCATGAATATGAGTCTCAGGATTCTGGAAACTTGGTTGTGTGGCTTCCTCTGTTCTAAGATAAGATGTGATTGATTCGACGAGGCAGAGCAGCCGAGGATCATATGGAGAAGGGTCCTTGGTTGTTCTCGAGCTGTGCAAACCTGCAAGCTTACAACAGATAATGCACACATTTATATGGTCGCATCCTAATGCCCTCACAGCCGTGCAACATTTTGAGTTGTTCACCTAAGGTTGCTGTTCAGTTTCAGTCTCCTTTAAAAAGCACGATTGCTAAAAGTTTTCCCCAAGAGTGAGCCGTGTGGAGTTACTTGTCATGATGTAGAATCTCTCTCAGTCACAGGTACATGGCTCCTCACTGGCCGTTGGCCAAGATCTCCCCCTACCCCTAAAATATATATGGAAGTGTGGAGGCTTATGTGTGGTTTGGTGGGGTAAATGGAGTAAGCAAACCTGAATTTTAGTTATTGCGAAGCTAATTAAGTATCTGAAACTAGTACAGTGAAGCCTTGTCATTCCAGTCACAGGGGAGGAATACATGTCAAAACGAAAAAAGAATGATCTGAGCGGCAGAAGGTGATCTCTAGAAATTGTGATGTCGTCATTATCGGATATGGATACCTCATGGATAGCGGCAGCAGCTGATGATTGCACAAGGATATGAAGTATGCACTAATTGAGTCCTCCCACAAAAAAAGTCAGAGCCTCTTAAATTTTGATTGCCAGcactcttttttctttttctttcgcCTCTTGATTGCGAGTGCactctttttcctttttctttttttttctcttttggctCTAGATTGCCGACACTCCTTTTCCCTCTTTAATAAGTATTTTCTTAAGACTTGCCGACTAGATGGATGGCTCTGTTTACAAAGCATTGTGCGGAGTAAATCAATGCATGCTGAGCGCCCTAAACATGAAAGACCAGTATGCAAACACCATATAAAATGACAGACAACAGGAAGAAGTGGCTCATGATGAGCGCCATAAAATGAACCTTCACATTGGATTCTATTGGAGAAGAACAAGTGTGTAAACCTTACATGATAGGATAAAAATGATGCACAAACGGAGGAAGTGTCTTATAGAAGGTGAATGGATACACCAAGTATGCAAGATTGCACTAAAAAGTGTCGAAGAGGGTAGCAATCAAAGGAACAGAAGAGAATGACTGGCTTTCAAGAAGTTCAGACTAGATGGATACAAAGTTAACAAAGCTCACCAAATATTTAGATTGCACAAATGGTGGTTCAGTTTTTCTTATGTATATGGCTCTGGTGGGACAAAATAATAGTCTAAACCAATCAAAGTGACGCCAACTTTTGCACTCAACTCTTGGGATTTTGATTAGGATTCATTCAGAAAAATGTGGAACTCTGAGGGCTAGAATATGACCAAATAAATTATATGCACGATCCAAGGTAAGCTAGCATTTGAATAAAGCGAGAAAATTTGATACCGTTCCTTGTCCCAGCATTCTTTCATTACTGATTCATCTCCCCTGCCTATGATGGCTGTAGCCTTGAATAAGAAGCGTAAAAATCAGTATCAACACATGGAGGAAAGTAACTAAATTGGAAAGCGAACAAAGATAGTATATTTGTTACCTTGGTTAATTAGTAAATagtatggcttttggaatgactGCATTAACTTATTTCTCTACTGTTGTACTGACATCTGTACTGTTGTGCGATGCACACACCCCTGATCCTTAAATCTCTCGAGTTGGTAAGCTTGTCTAGTACTGCGAGGTGGCATTGCAGTTAGTTGAGTTTGAAGCGTGCAGTTCAGTAGCATCTATGCTATAGTTATATACAAAAGACTGGCAGAAATGGCTTCTGACTGAGAGCATGCTGATAGAGAACAAGAATTACACTGCTTTGTTTAAGAAAAACTCAAAACATAATTGTAAAATAACCTTGGATGGTGATAACGGAGATTATCTGAAGTCTTGAGAATTAAGATACACTGCCTTGGACTGGGAGCAACATACATATTCTGATAGAGCGGTTTTACGGTGATTGGGTTAGTACTTAGAGTACTTAGCAGTACTTACATGTCTGATCACGTCTGATTTTTATTAGCCGTCCGATCTTGCGGGGAATTTTAATTGATTAAATTTAATATGTTAATTGCGATAAGGGCATAATGGTCCAGGGGGGAATATCTTTTCTTGAACCGATCACCTGAGGACCAGATCCATGTCTACTCGATCCAGTTCAGAATCCTCCTCCGATGTATTCGTCGCCGCTCGCCGCTCCTGACCTTCTCCATCCTCGACCTGCCTGGTGAGAGGAATAAATTCATCGTCCTCGTCCTCCACCCAACCAACCCCAGCCCCCACGCCGTcaccgaagaagaagaaggccggATCTGCGcatcggcggcgacggcggcgggcgaTCCCATCTCTTCGCGCGTACCATCCTTAAGGTATGAATTCGGCTTGGCGTTCTGCTCGTTCTCTTGGCCGTTGCGCCCCTCCACCGTGCATGCAGTACAACCTCAACCCCACAAGATCCGGGTAATTTAGCAGTATGCGAGATTTGTACGGACTAGAACAACGAATGGAAAGCTTCATCGTGGCATAGTTTCTCTTGAGCTAATCGCATCATGTTAGTTTAACTAAGATGTTGAGGGCATTGCTTACTTCCTTTGGTACCGCAGAAAAAAAGTGACATACTTGACGTTTGAGATGAGATATACTAAAGGAAGATGAGATACTGGTTCCATAGTTGACTTAATTTAGTTTATTAAAGTCATCATCACTTTAGGTTTGCATAGTGCATGAAATATAGTTTAAAGGAAGATGAGATACTACTTGTTGGGCGTTGATGATTGGTTTCCCTCACATGTCAAACGAGCAAAGTCTTTTCCATGCACTTATCTTTGCCTATGAGCTATTTTACACCTGCAACATTGATAAACAGAAAGATGTTGATGATTGGTTTCCCTCACATGTCATATGCAGGAAGACATGGCGTATGCAAGTGATGAGAGTATGTTCGAGTATCTAAATGTTGTCAGCAAGATGTTTGATAGTGAGGCTGAAGGCTATGAATTCTACAACAAATATGCTCTTGAAAAAGGTTTTAGTGTGAGGAAAAGCTACGTTGAGTGGGATGGATCCAACAAATACATAATTTTAAGGAAAATTGTGTGTAGTCGTCAAGGGTTTCGCGAAGAGAAGCACATGAAAAGAAAGATGGAAGAtagaaagaggaggccacgaagTTTAACTCGTGTTGGGTGTAATGCTAAATTGGTCATTACGAGACAGGAGGAAACCGGTCGGTGGTTTTTCAAGGATTTCATCGATGAGCACAGCCATCCTCTAGCCCCACGGGATCTTTCTTGTCTGCTGCGTTCGCACAGACGAATTAGCGATGAGCAGAAAGCGGACATTGCGGACATGGAAAAATGTGGGATCCGCAAATACCGTATTATGGATATTTTGTGCTTTCAATACGGTGGATTTGATAAGGTTGGATGCATAAAGAGGGACATTTATAATTTCTGCCATGCTAATAAGCAGGAGACAATCAGTGCCGGTGATGCTAATACGGTGATCATGCACATGATGGCGAGGCGAGAGCGAGATGTGGATTTTTTCTTCAAGTACTTGGTAGACGAGCATGGCCATCTGAAGGGACTGTTCTGGGCTGATAGTCAATCGCGACTTGACTACGAGGCTTTCGGAGACGTCATTGTTTTCGATAGCACATACAGAACCAACAAATACAATCTGCCATTCGTGTCGTTTGTCGGGTTGAATCACCACCGGAGCACTGTCATTTTTGGCTGTGGTATAATTTCTCATGAAACAAGCCAGGCATACGAGTGGATGTTGCGGACCTTTTCTGATTGCATGGCACATAAGCATCCGATATCTGTGATCACAGATGGGGACCTTGCAATGCAGAGAGCAATCAGGGTGGTCTGGCCAGACTCAAACCATAGACTATGTATATGGCACATTCAGCAGAACATTGTACGCCATCTGCATGATGACGACGTAAAGGAGGAATTCAGATCTTTCATTTATGATACTTCTTCCATTGAAGAGCATGAGATAGAATGGATATACTTCTTACAACGGAATAAAGTAATCAGTGAGGAGTCTTGGCTGCATCAGATGTATCAAATGAGAAAGTTGTGGTGTGCTCCATATCTTGAGGGCCGTTGTTTCCTAGGATTGAGCAGCAATCAGAGGATTGAGAG
The Aegilops tauschii subsp. strangulata cultivar AL8/78 chromosome 3, Aet v6.0, whole genome shotgun sequence genome window above contains:
- the LOC141020869 gene encoding protein FAR1-RELATED SEQUENCE 5-like, with protein sequence MAYASDESMFEYLNVVSKMFDSEAEGYEFYNKYALEKGFSVRKSYVEWDGSNKYIILRKIVCSRQGFREEKHMKRKMEDRKRRPRSLTRVGCNAKLVITRQEETGRWFFKDFIDEHSHPLAPRDLSCLLRSHRRISDEQKADIADMEKCGIRKYRIMDILCFQYGGFDKVGCIKRDIYNFCHANKQETISAGDANTVIMHMMARRERDVDFFFKYLVDEHGHLKGLFWADSQSRLDYEAFGDVIVFDSTYRTNKYNLPFVSFVGLNHHRSTVIFGCGIISHETSQAYEWMLRTFSDCMAHKHPISVITDGDLAMQRAIRVVWPDSNHRLCIWHIQQNIVRHLHDDDVKEEFRSFIYDTSSIEEHEIEWIYFLQRNKVISEESWLHQMYQMRKLWCAPYLEGRCFLGLSSNQRIESLNSVLHTHLEGKMSLFEMLEHYERCLASRRINEALHDVEALQSVPFTEENASPLEKHAATVFTPSVFKMVLWSIDVVSKCQIREILDGSEDSTFVVSKQERMDKKFGVRIEEQGGLLHRDLEAEL